One uncultured Alphaproteobacteria bacterium genomic region harbors:
- the ttuD gene encoding putative hydroxypyruvate reductase (Evidence 3 : Function proposed based on presence of conserved amino acid motif, structural feature or limited homology), with translation MIPSDTPHARLLRHMLDAGLAAAAPEICLAPQIPEPPAGRTVVVGAGKAAGAMARAFETHWSGGLIDGLVVTRYGHGCPTRMIEVVEAAHPVPDAAGRAAAARMLAMVGGLSADDLVVCLISGGGSALLALPADGVDFEAKREINRALLRSGADIAEINCVRKHLSAIKGGRLAAAAAPARVVTLAISDVVGNDPATIASGPTAPDPTTLAEARAILDKYRIACPPAVRDHLADPASETPKPGDPRLARSEYHIVGSPAASLKAAAETAASAGYRVVDLGDGVEGCAHAVGREQAHMALDFLGRGEKVCILSGGETTVEVKGAGRGGRNSEFLLGFAIAAAGQPGIWALACDTDGIDGTETNAGAWTGPDQWRRRGELGLDPRAFLAENDAYGYFERVGGLVITGPTLTNVNDLRVVLVDPA, from the coding sequence ATGATCCCCTCCGACACGCCGCACGCCCGTCTTCTCCGCCACATGCTCGACGCCGGCCTCGCCGCCGCCGCGCCGGAAATCTGCCTCGCGCCGCAAATTCCGGAGCCGCCCGCGGGGCGCACGGTGGTGGTCGGCGCGGGCAAGGCGGCGGGCGCGATGGCGCGCGCGTTCGAAACCCACTGGAGCGGCGGCCTCATCGACGGCCTGGTGGTGACGCGCTACGGCCACGGTTGCCCGACGCGGATGATCGAGGTGGTGGAGGCCGCGCACCCTGTGCCCGACGCCGCCGGACGCGCCGCCGCGGCGCGGATGCTGGCGATGGTCGGCGGCCTTTCCGCCGACGACCTGGTGGTGTGTCTGATCTCGGGCGGCGGCTCGGCGCTGCTGGCGCTGCCCGCGGACGGCGTGGATTTCGAGGCGAAGCGCGAAATCAACCGCGCGCTGCTGCGCTCGGGCGCCGACATCGCCGAAATCAACTGCGTGCGCAAACACCTCTCGGCGATCAAGGGCGGACGCCTCGCCGCCGCCGCCGCCCCGGCGCGGGTGGTGACCCTCGCGATTTCCGACGTCGTCGGCAACGACCCGGCGACGATCGCCTCCGGCCCCACCGCGCCCGACCCCACCACCCTCGCCGAGGCCCGCGCGATCCTCGACAAATACCGGATCGCCTGCCCCCCGGCGGTGCGCGACCATCTTGCCGATCCGGCGTCGGAAACCCCGAAGCCCGGCGACCCGCGTCTCGCCCGCTCGGAATATCATATCGTCGGCAGCCCCGCCGCCAGCCTCAAGGCCGCCGCCGAAACCGCCGCCTCGGCGGGCTACCGCGTCGTCGATCTCGGCGACGGCGTCGAGGGCTGCGCTCACGCGGTCGGCCGCGAGCAGGCGCACATGGCGCTCGACTTCCTCGGGCGCGGCGAGAAGGTGTGCATCCTCTCGGGCGGCGAAACCACCGTCGAGGTCAAGGGAGCGGGCCGCGGCGGTCGCAATTCGGAATTCCTGCTCGGGTTCGCGATCGCCGCCGCGGGCCAGCCGGGAATCTGGGCGCTCGCCTGCGACACCGACGGCATCGACGGCACCGAGACCAACGCCGGCGCCTGGACCGGGCCGGACCAATGGCGGCGGCGGGGCGAGCTCGGTCTCGACCCCCGCGCCTTCCTCGCCGAGAACGACGCCTACGGCTATTTCGAGCGGGTCGGCGGGTTGGTGATCACCGGGCCGACGCTGACCAACGTCAACGACCTGCGCGTCGTCCTCGTCGACCCGGCATGA
- a CDS encoding putative Methyl-accepting chemotaxis sensory transducer (Evidence 3 : Function proposed based on presence of conserved amino acid motif, structural feature or limited homology) gives MGFLRNLRMPVKLYGSAALIIALLAGMAAVSWSAFDKIGQAFRSVQMATQISQIAQNAQFQIGAAALANLGASKAQTEDALLGFEQNTMAKRVTAIGQLRKAISITTDADEAERKMLSSVLEKVEKYGELTNQGIEIRRAYIEEMQNLFGIAPKLASTMQFAVRQAIANQPDLVQTLLIANDNLVSARIFMLRYIVTSDPEDAKRHQTALRVTQASVNGAAGLVPSGSEFEPVLKALIESANNFDASAQMVMGLAERSSDIWEKEAPELRAELDRTAAAAVGQAIRTSETTVAEAVRAITESSTLLASGAALVFALQIILNVLTVRMVARPIVRITGVMESLAQGEKDTEVPYREQTDEVGGIARAVQVFKDNALRLDAMAAEQAEAERRAAEEKRVAMQELADAMEASVKGIAQSVASAAGQMRETASALTGIAEETTSQATSVAAATEQASNNVETVASAAEQLAASIAEIGRQVATAADVAADAVTQTERTNGLVTALADAASRIGEVVGLITDIASQTNLLALNATIEAARAGEMGKGFAVVAGEVKSLATQTAKATEDIGRQIGEVQSSTGEAVDAIQEISTIIARISGIQATIASAVEEQTAATAEIARNVEQAAAGTREVSSHITEVTDAAGRAGAGASELLAAAGELAQQSERLDSEVEDFIARIRAA, from the coding sequence ATGGGTTTCTTACGCAACCTGCGCATGCCGGTGAAGCTTTACGGCAGCGCGGCGTTGATCATCGCCCTGCTCGCGGGCATGGCCGCCGTATCGTGGTCGGCGTTCGACAAGATCGGACAGGCGTTCCGTTCGGTGCAGATGGCGACGCAGATCTCGCAAATCGCGCAGAACGCGCAGTTCCAGATCGGTGCGGCGGCCCTTGCCAACCTCGGCGCCTCGAAAGCGCAGACCGAAGACGCCCTGCTCGGCTTCGAACAGAACACCATGGCGAAGCGCGTCACCGCGATCGGCCAACTCCGTAAGGCGATCAGCATCACCACCGACGCCGACGAGGCCGAGCGCAAGATGCTCTCCTCGGTGCTGGAAAAGGTGGAGAAATACGGCGAACTCACCAACCAGGGCATCGAGATCCGGCGCGCCTACATCGAGGAAATGCAGAACCTCTTCGGCATCGCGCCCAAGCTCGCCTCGACGATGCAGTTCGCGGTGCGCCAGGCGATCGCCAACCAGCCCGATCTGGTGCAGACCCTCCTGATCGCCAACGACAACCTCGTCAGCGCCCGCATCTTCATGCTGCGCTACATCGTCACCAGCGATCCCGAGGACGCCAAGCGCCATCAGACCGCGCTGCGCGTCACCCAGGCCTCGGTCAACGGCGCGGCGGGACTGGTGCCGTCCGGGTCCGAATTCGAGCCGGTGCTCAAGGCGCTGATCGAATCCGCCAACAACTTCGACGCCTCGGCGCAGATGGTGATGGGGCTCGCGGAGCGCAGCTCCGACATCTGGGAGAAGGAAGCGCCGGAACTCCGCGCCGAGCTCGACCGCACCGCCGCCGCCGCGGTCGGCCAGGCGATCCGCACCTCGGAGACCACCGTCGCCGAGGCGGTGCGGGCGATCACCGAATCCTCGACCCTGCTCGCCTCGGGCGCCGCCCTGGTGTTCGCGCTGCAGATCATCCTCAACGTCCTCACCGTGCGGATGGTGGCGCGGCCGATCGTGCGGATCACCGGCGTGATGGAAAGTCTCGCCCAAGGCGAGAAGGACACCGAGGTGCCCTACCGCGAACAGACCGACGAGGTCGGCGGCATCGCCCGGGCGGTGCAGGTGTTCAAGGACAACGCCCTGCGGCTCGACGCGATGGCCGCCGAGCAGGCGGAGGCGGAACGCCGCGCGGCGGAGGAGAAGCGCGTGGCGATGCAGGAACTCGCCGACGCGATGGAGGCGAGCGTCAAGGGGATCGCGCAGTCGGTGGCGAGCGCCGCCGGGCAGATGCGCGAGACCGCCTCGGCGCTCACCGGCATCGCCGAGGAGACCACCTCGCAGGCGACCTCGGTGGCCGCCGCCACCGAGCAGGCGTCCAACAACGTCGAGACCGTCGCCTCGGCGGCGGAGCAGCTCGCCGCCTCGATCGCCGAGATCGGCCGCCAGGTGGCGACCGCGGCCGACGTCGCCGCCGACGCGGTGACCCAGACCGAGCGCACCAACGGCCTCGTCACCGCGCTCGCCGACGCCGCCAGCCGGATCGGCGAGGTGGTCGGCCTGATCACCGACATCGCCAGCCAGACCAACCTGCTGGCGCTCAACGCCACGATCGAGGCGGCGCGCGCGGGCGAGATGGGCAAGGGCTTCGCGGTGGTGGCGGGCGAGGTGAAGTCCCTCGCCACCCAGACCGCCAAGGCGACCGAGGACATCGGCCGTCAGATCGGCGAAGTGCAGAGCTCGACCGGCGAGGCGGTCGACGCGATCCAGGAGATCTCGACGATCATCGCGCGGATCAGCGGCATCCAGGCCACCATCGCCTCGGCGGTGGAAGAGCAGACCGCCGCCACCGCCGAGATCGCGCGGAACGTCGAGCAGGCGGCGGCGGGCACCCGCGAGGTGTCCTCCCACATCACCGAGGTCACCGACGCGGCGGGCCGCGCCGGAGCGGGCGCGAGCGAGCTTCTCGCCGCCGCGGGCGAACTCGCGCAGCAGTCCGAGCGCCTCGACAGCGAGGTCGAGGACTTCATCGCCCGAATCCGCGCCGCCTGA
- a CDS encoding hypothetical protein (Evidence 5 : No homology to any previously reported sequences) encodes MHRPATLPSGDPMPSLSNLRMPAKLYGSAAVILTLIAIMAATSWSAFHKIEAAFVSVRQSAEISQLAQTAQLQMSNAAYANLGLSKAQTPEELTLYEGVSTARRTQAIASVRRALAAAAGDDERRLLDALLKKMEAYGEISEKGLELRRAYIERKAELLVISPKLADAMAYALSQAIATTPLLVNPTMSANQGLTAARAAMLLYLLSNGEEDAEKQDRALKTAQAAIQMAAGLAGGTAIEGVIDSVAEMTNDYESSASLLMALAQRSNALWYEEARAARAELDAAADATTKHLMRVADGAIASATASIADASAVLGGVSVLVLLVVIGLNWLTVRLVARPIVRITGVMSDLAHGDKNVAVPYLGRGDEVGGIAEAVQVFKDNALRLDAMAAEQAEAGGKAADHRQHPRRGGASGGVGHRVRGLHHLDHPRRATVAVARHHQAVDEAAAPVGFERARHRARRLARADHHRAPRGRLRNLRREADFRRGGGEAGVEHVAEKTGVRRVGGDHRGGFPCRVPSRLARRAGRGNESPRRLSTGAFAGMGRFQAARIRAMKSSTSLSRRSDCCASSPAAARSSLAPAPARPAASVTSVMWEDTSRVPAAACSTFRAISAVAAVCSSTAEAMVAWMPLIRAMIVEISWIASTASPVELCTSPI; translated from the coding sequence GTGCATCGCCCCGCAACGCTTCCATCCGGAGATCCCATGCCGTCCCTATCCAACCTTCGCATGCCGGCCAAGCTCTACGGGAGCGCCGCCGTCATCCTGACCCTGATCGCGATCATGGCGGCGACGTCGTGGTCCGCCTTCCACAAGATCGAGGCGGCGTTCGTCTCGGTGCGGCAATCGGCCGAGATCTCGCAACTCGCACAGACCGCGCAACTCCAGATGTCGAACGCGGCCTATGCGAACCTCGGGCTGTCGAAGGCGCAGACGCCGGAAGAACTCACCCTCTACGAGGGCGTGAGCACGGCGCGGCGCACCCAGGCGATCGCCAGCGTCCGGCGCGCGCTCGCCGCCGCCGCCGGCGACGACGAACGCCGCCTGCTCGACGCGCTGCTGAAGAAGATGGAGGCCTACGGCGAAATCTCCGAAAAAGGGCTCGAACTGCGCCGCGCCTACATCGAGCGCAAGGCCGAGCTGCTGGTGATCTCGCCCAAGCTCGCCGACGCGATGGCCTACGCGCTCAGCCAGGCGATCGCCACGACGCCGCTGCTGGTCAACCCGACGATGTCGGCCAACCAGGGGCTGACGGCGGCACGGGCGGCGATGCTGCTTTACCTGCTGAGCAACGGCGAGGAGGATGCCGAGAAACAGGATCGGGCGCTCAAGACCGCCCAGGCGGCGATCCAGATGGCCGCGGGATTGGCGGGCGGCACCGCGATCGAGGGCGTGATCGATTCGGTCGCGGAAATGACCAACGACTACGAATCCTCCGCCAGCCTGCTGATGGCGCTGGCGCAGCGCAGCAACGCGCTGTGGTACGAGGAGGCGCGCGCCGCCCGCGCCGAACTCGACGCGGCAGCCGACGCCACCACCAAACACCTGATGCGGGTCGCCGACGGCGCAATCGCGAGCGCCACCGCCAGCATCGCCGACGCCTCCGCCGTGCTCGGCGGCGTTTCGGTGCTGGTGCTGCTGGTGGTGATCGGCCTCAACTGGCTGACGGTGCGGCTTGTAGCGCGGCCGATCGTGCGGATCACCGGCGTGATGTCCGACCTCGCCCACGGCGACAAGAACGTCGCGGTTCCCTACCTCGGGCGCGGCGACGAGGTCGGCGGCATCGCCGAGGCGGTGCAGGTGTTCAAGGACAACGCCCTGCGGCTCGACGCGATGGCCGCCGAGCAGGCGGAAGCNGGCGGAAAGGCCGCCGACCATCGCCAGCATCCGCGCCGCGGCGGCGCGTCCGGCGGCGTCGGGCACAGGGTGCGCGGCCTCCACCACCTCGATCATCCGCGTCGGGCAACCGTGGCCGTAGCGCGTCACCACCAGGCCGTCGATGAGGCCGCCGCTCCAGTGGGTTTCGAACGCGCGCGCCATCGCGCCCGCCGCCTTGCCCGCGCCGACCACCACCGTGCGCCCCGCGGGCGGCTCCGGAATTTGCGGCGCGAGGCAGATTTCCGGCGCGGCGGCGGCGAGGCCGGCGTCGAGCATGTGGCGGAGAAGACGGGCGTGCGGCGTGTCGGAGGGGATCATCGCGGCGGTTTTCCCTGTAGGGTGCCTTCAAGACTAGCACGCCGCGCGGGAAGGGGAAACGAAAGCCCCCGTCGGTTGTCGACGGGGGCTTTCGCCGGGATGGGGCGGTTTCAGGCGGCGCGGATTCGGGCGATGAAGTCCTCGACCTCGCTGTCGAGGCGCTCGGACTGCTGCGCGAGTTCGCCCGCGGCGGCGAGAAGCTCGCTCGCGCCCGCTCCGGCGCGGCCCGCCGCGTCGGTGACCTCGGTGATGTGGGAGGACACCTCGCGGGTGCCCGCCGCCGCCTGCTCGACGTTCCGCGCGATCTCGGCGGTGGCGGCGGTCTGCTCTTCCACCGCCGAGGCGATGGTGGCCTGGATGCCGCTGATCCGCGCGATGATCGTCGAGATCTCCTGGATCGCGTCGACCGCCTCGCCGGTCGAGCTCTGCACTTCGCCGATCTGA
- a CDS encoding Na+/solute symporter — MSLDWTHFLFLFATIFVALALGARAGRSARTAEGYSLGGRASGAGVVAGGIAGTIIGGSATIGTAQLACTVGLSGWWFTLGSGIGFLLIGTFYARPLRHSGLETVSQYLALNYGRAAGPIASLASSLGIMFSAVASALAAIPMIGAMTGLPPAASAAAIVALVIATVFWGGLRAAGVAGLFKMAVLWTTLFAAGGVAAFLLADLPDFAQRFPATPWFSLTGRGVGQTFGNVFSLIVGIVCTQTYIQALYAASDSRTAAIGAYTAAAITIPVGLPSVAVGMAMRVLHPELSPILALPAFLAEHLPAPVAGIALGGLLLSVVGSIAGLTLGIGTMISRDIGQAVLGLTRDRDILRLNRAVVLAVTVAAAWIAVAHLDSYVLDWNYMSMALRGAGLFLPLTLAVFAPRRLPPIWGVASMALATLAAVASRLVFALPVNPLFVGVGVSAAVVAAGLVAARVAPASGNP, encoded by the coding sequence ATGTCGCTGGACTGGACCCATTTCCTCTTTCTCTTCGCCACCATCTTCGTCGCCCTCGCCCTCGGCGCGCGCGCCGGGCGCTCCGCCCGCACCGCCGAGGGCTACAGTCTCGGCGGCCGCGCCTCCGGCGCCGGCGTGGTGGCGGGCGGCATCGCCGGCACCATCATCGGCGGCTCGGCGACCATCGGCACCGCCCAGCTCGCCTGCACCGTCGGCCTCTCCGGCTGGTGGTTCACCCTCGGCTCGGGCATCGGCTTCCTCCTCATCGGCACCTTCTATGCGCGGCCGCTCCGGCACTCGGGGCTCGAAACCGTCTCGCAGTACCTCGCCCTCAACTACGGCCGCGCCGCCGGGCCGATCGCCAGCCTCGCCTCCTCGCTCGGCATCATGTTCTCGGCGGTGGCGAGCGCGCTCGCGGCGATCCCGATGATCGGCGCGATGACCGGCCTGCCGCCCGCCGCCTCGGCGGCGGCGATCGTCGCGCTGGTGATCGCGACGGTCTTCTGGGGCGGGCTGCGCGCCGCGGGCGTGGCGGGGCTGTTCAAGATGGCGGTGCTGTGGACGACGCTGTTCGCCGCGGGCGGGGTCGCCGCCTTCCTGCTCGCCGACCTGCCCGACTTCGCCCAGCGCTTCCCGGCGACGCCGTGGTTCAGCCTGACCGGCCGCGGCGTCGGCCAGACCTTCGGCAACGTCTTTTCGCTGATCGTCGGCATCGTCTGCACCCAGACCTACATCCAGGCGCTCTACGCCGCCTCGGATTCCCGCACCGCGGCGATCGGCGCCTACACCGCCGCGGCGATCACCATTCCGGTGGGCTTGCCGTCGGTGGCGGTGGGCATGGCGATGCGGGTGCTCCACCCCGAGCTTTCGCCGATCCTGGCGCTGCCCGCGTTCCTCGCCGAACACCTGCCCGCGCCGGTGGCGGGCATCGCGCTCGGCGGCCTGCTGCTGTCGGTGGTCGGCTCGATCGCCGGGCTTACCCTCGGCATCGGCACGATGATTTCGCGCGACATCGGCCAGGCGGTGCTCGGCCTCACCCGCGACCGCGACATCCTCCGCCTCAACCGCGCGGTGGTGCTCGCGGTCACGGTGGCGGCGGCGTGGATCGCCGTCGCCCACCTCGACAGCTACGTGCTCGACTGGAACTACATGTCGATGGCGCTGCGCGGCGCCGGGCTGTTCCTGCCGCTGACGCTGGCGGTGTTCGCGCCGCGACGCCTGCCGCCGATCTGGGGCGTGGCGTCGATGGCCCTCGCCACCCTCGCCGCGGTGGCCTCCCGGCTGGTGTTCGCGCTGCCGGTCAACCCGCTGTTCGTCGGCGTCGGCGTGAGCGCGGCGGTGGTCGCGGCCGGACTGGTGGCGGCGCGGGTCGCACCGGCCTCCGGCAACCCCTGA